One region of Flavobacterium sp. KACC 22763 genomic DNA includes:
- a CDS encoding sterol desaturase family protein, producing MIFESWLHQLFQFNIGWLFVFFLIENSLLVVLSILIGKILEPENTFLKHKDRKWVLSTLLCNTFITLIGFELYRYGILKIDFSASIQLIIFDTLLLILLMDLFMFVFHYLVHHLKWLYPIHKLHHTHVETNVYSLYVLHPIETLGFGFIWLFLITILKFNYLSIIIYLVLNLSYGIFGHLKKDIFPSFWYRNYFTKWISTTKFHNDHHKNESHNYGFYFTIWDKIFKTII from the coding sequence ATGATTTTTGAAAGCTGGTTGCATCAATTATTCCAATTTAATATTGGCTGGCTCTTTGTTTTCTTTTTAATTGAAAACTCACTGCTAGTTGTTTTATCAATTTTAATTGGAAAAATATTGGAACCTGAAAACACTTTTTTAAAACATAAAGATCGAAAATGGGTACTTTCTACACTGCTTTGCAATACATTCATCACTTTAATTGGTTTCGAATTATATCGCTACGGAATCCTAAAAATAGATTTTTCGGCATCTATTCAACTTATCATTTTTGATACACTTTTATTGATTCTTTTAATGGATCTTTTCATGTTCGTTTTTCATTATCTGGTACATCATTTAAAATGGCTTTACCCAATTCATAAACTGCATCACACCCATGTAGAAACGAACGTTTACAGTTTATATGTGCTTCATCCGATAGAAACTCTAGGCTTTGGTTTTATATGGCTATTTTTAATTACAATTTTGAAGTTTAATTATTTGAGCATCATCATTTATCTTGTTCTAAATCTGTCTTATGGAATATTCGGACATTTAAAAAAAGATATCTTTCCATCTTTCTGGTACCGCAATTACTTCACAAAATGGATTTCGACTACTAAATTCCATAATGATCATCATAAAAATGAGTCTCACAATTATGGTTTTTACTTTACAATTTGGGATAAAATTTTCAAAACCATAATTTAA
- the purB gene encoding adenylosuccinate lyase yields the protein MTTLNELNAISPIDGRYRNKTQNLAPFFSEEALIKYRVLVEVEYFIALCQIPLPQLQGIDSSLFESLRNIYKNFSTEDALWIKETEKVTNHDVKAVEYFIKDAFEKLGLSQYKEFIHFGLTSQDINNTAIPLSTKEAFEQVYMPTLIAVIAKLKELSVEWKDIPMLARTHGQPASPTRLGKEILVFVERLEEQMRLLFNIPFAAKFGGATGNFNAHHVAYPQIDWKQFGNKFVETDLGLKHSFPTTQIEHYDHFAAFFDALKRINTIIIDLDRDIWTYVSMDYFKQKIKAGEIGSSAMPHKVNPIDFENSEGNLGIANAIFEHLSAKLPISRLQRDLTDSTVLRNVGVPFGHTIIAFEATLKGLNKLLLNEGKFAEDLEKNWAVVAEAIQTILRREAYPNPYEALKGLTRTNEAIDKNAIHNFIATLEVSDAVRAELLAITPSNYTGI from the coding sequence ATGACTACTCTAAACGAATTGAATGCTATATCGCCAATTGACGGAAGATATAGAAATAAAACTCAAAATTTAGCACCTTTCTTCTCTGAAGAAGCTTTAATAAAATACCGCGTTTTGGTTGAAGTGGAATACTTCATTGCTTTATGCCAAATTCCATTGCCACAATTGCAAGGTATTGATTCTAGTTTATTTGAAAGCTTGAGAAACATCTACAAAAACTTCTCAACTGAAGATGCTCTTTGGATTAAAGAAACAGAAAAAGTAACCAACCACGACGTAAAAGCGGTTGAATACTTTATAAAAGATGCTTTTGAGAAATTAGGTTTATCTCAATACAAAGAGTTCATTCACTTCGGATTAACGTCTCAAGATATTAATAATACTGCCATTCCGCTTTCAACAAAAGAAGCGTTTGAGCAAGTTTATATGCCAACTTTAATTGCTGTAATTGCAAAATTAAAAGAATTAAGTGTTGAATGGAAAGACATTCCAATGTTAGCTCGCACGCACGGACAGCCAGCTTCTCCTACTCGTTTAGGAAAAGAAATTTTGGTTTTCGTAGAGCGTTTAGAAGAGCAAATGCGTTTGTTGTTCAATATTCCGTTTGCAGCTAAATTTGGAGGAGCAACAGGAAACTTTAATGCGCACCACGTAGCATACCCACAAATTGACTGGAAACAATTTGGAAATAAATTTGTTGAAACAGATCTTGGTTTAAAACATTCTTTCCCAACCACTCAAATTGAGCATTACGATCATTTTGCTGCTTTCTTTGATGCTTTAAAAAGAATCAACACGATTATCATCGATTTAGATCGTGATATCTGGACGTATGTTTCAATGGACTACTTCAAACAAAAAATCAAAGCTGGAGAAATTGGTTCATCTGCAATGCCTCATAAAGTAAACCCAATTGATTTTGAAAACTCTGAAGGAAACTTAGGAATTGCAAATGCTATTTTCGAGCATCTTTCTGCAAAATTACCTATCTCAAGATTACAGCGTGACTTAACTGACAGTACTGTTTTACGTAATGTTGGTGTTCCGTTTGGACATACCATTATTGCTTTTGAAGCGACTTTGAAAGGTTTAAATAAATTACTTTTAAACGAAGGTAAATTTGCTGAAGATTTAGAGAAAAACTGGGCTGTAGTTGCTGAAGCTATTCAGACTATTTTACGTCGTGAAGCTTACCCGAACCCTTACGAAGCTTTAAAAGGTTTAACAAGAACCAATGAAGCAATTGACAAAAATGCAATTCATAATTTCATTGCAACTCTAGAAGTTTCAGATGCTGTTAGAGCAGAATTATTAGCTATAACTCCTAGTAATTACACAGGAATCTAA
- a CDS encoding cation:proton antiporter domain-containing protein, which translates to MIALNAAAESTHHLQPLISDLGLILMTAGIAVLLFKKLKQPLVLGYLIAGFLAGNHFDFFPSITDMKSVEVWAEIGVIFLLFSLGLEFSFKKLMKVGGTSSVTAITQILFMTVIGYAVGQWMGWGKMDSIFLGATLSISSTTIIIRAFDELGVKGKKFVGIVFGALIVEDIVAILMLVLLSTIAVSDQVSGTALLQSVLKLIFFLIIWFLGGIFIIPTIFKKAKHLLTDEMLLIISLALCLMMVIFASNVGFSPALGAFIMGSIIAETTMAEKIEHLIQPVKDFFGAVFFVSVGMLINPVTLVNYALPVAIITLLTIFGKAFSSSIGALISGQPLKQSVQTGMSLAQIGEFSFIIATLGMSLKVTSDFLYPIIVAVSAITTFTTPFLIKYSEGFALYLEAKMPKRWVKNINRYSVNAQAIKSVSTWQIVLRSSITQIILHTIIITAIILLSSKFVAPLVADTRFGNTLAALLTLVVIAPFLWALSLRRVKVDEVEALWEERKYRGALLMLILIRMSLGLFFVGFLLNIFFSPLVAFVALIIAIGAYQIFPKKLNEQYHKIENHFLKNLNDRENKKIDRRYANLMPWDGHMSFFEIKKESNLVGQTLQELKIREQLGINIAYIKRGEVTIPIPTKTERLFPGDEICVIGTDAQIAEFTKFLTQNETEPPAKVEETDIVLRQLEVSQDEFIQKSIGQFRAKTDGMVVGIERNGNRILNPESSLILEKNDILWVVGDKKKMNALLATK; encoded by the coding sequence ATGATTGCATTAAATGCCGCAGCCGAAAGTACACACCACTTACAACCATTAATTAGTGATTTGGGATTAATCCTGATGACTGCCGGAATTGCCGTTCTATTATTTAAAAAATTAAAACAACCTTTGGTTTTAGGTTACCTGATCGCAGGATTTTTAGCCGGAAACCATTTTGATTTTTTCCCATCTATAACCGACATGAAAAGTGTCGAAGTCTGGGCCGAAATTGGGGTTATATTTTTACTTTTTAGTTTAGGACTCGAATTCAGCTTTAAGAAACTAATGAAGGTTGGAGGGACTTCGTCTGTCACCGCCATAACCCAGATTTTGTTTATGACCGTAATTGGCTACGCAGTCGGACAATGGATGGGTTGGGGAAAAATGGACAGTATTTTCTTGGGCGCAACACTTTCTATTTCGTCCACAACCATTATCATCAGAGCTTTTGATGAATTGGGAGTAAAAGGAAAAAAATTCGTTGGAATTGTTTTTGGAGCTTTAATCGTTGAAGATATCGTTGCCATCTTAATGCTTGTCTTACTGTCAACTATTGCCGTGAGCGATCAGGTTTCTGGAACCGCATTACTGCAATCTGTTTTAAAACTTATTTTCTTTTTAATTATCTGGTTTTTAGGAGGTATTTTTATCATTCCAACTATTTTCAAAAAAGCAAAACATCTCTTAACCGACGAAATGCTGCTGATTATATCTTTGGCATTATGTTTAATGATGGTAATTTTTGCTTCAAATGTAGGTTTCTCTCCAGCGTTAGGTGCTTTTATCATGGGATCTATTATCGCTGAAACTACGATGGCAGAAAAAATTGAACATTTAATTCAGCCTGTAAAAGATTTTTTTGGTGCCGTTTTCTTTGTATCGGTCGGAATGTTAATTAATCCTGTAACATTGGTAAATTACGCCCTTCCTGTAGCTATAATTACTCTATTGACCATTTTTGGAAAAGCTTTTAGTTCTTCTATTGGAGCATTAATTTCTGGTCAGCCGTTAAAACAATCAGTTCAAACCGGAATGAGCTTGGCGCAAATTGGGGAGTTCTCGTTTATTATAGCCACTCTCGGAATGTCATTAAAAGTTACAAGCGACTTCTTATATCCAATTATTGTGGCTGTATCTGCAATTACCACCTTTACTACTCCATTCTTAATTAAATATTCAGAAGGATTTGCTTTATACTTAGAGGCTAAAATGCCGAAGAGATGGGTTAAGAACATTAACCGTTATAGCGTGAATGCACAAGCCATTAAATCTGTCAGCACTTGGCAGATTGTTCTTCGTTCATCGATCACACAAATTATTCTTCATACCATTATTATTACTGCCATTATATTATTGTCTTCTAAATTTGTAGCGCCATTGGTTGCCGACACAAGATTCGGAAATACTTTGGCAGCTTTGCTTACGCTAGTTGTAATTGCACCATTTTTATGGGCACTTTCTCTTCGCCGAGTTAAAGTAGATGAAGTCGAAGCGTTATGGGAAGAACGCAAATATCGTGGAGCACTTTTAATGCTGATTTTGATAAGAATGAGTCTTGGCTTATTCTTTGTCGGATTCTTATTGAATATTTTCTTCTCTCCTTTAGTGGCTTTCGTAGCACTTATCATTGCCATCGGAGCTTATCAAATTTTCCCTAAAAAACTAAATGAGCAATACCATAAAATTGAAAATCACTTTTTGAAAAACCTCAACGATCGTGAAAACAAAAAAATCGACAGACGATATGCCAATTTAATGCCGTGGGACGGACACATGTCTTTCTTCGAAATTAAAAAGGAATCTAATCTGGTTGGACAGACTTTACAGGAATTAAAGATTCGTGAACAATTAGGAATTAATATTGCTTACATAAAACGAGGAGAAGTCACAATTCCGATTCCTACCAAAACAGAGCGTTTATTTCCAGGCGACGAAATTTGCGTAATTGGAACTGATGCTCAAATTGCAGAATTCACAAAATTCTTAACTCAAAACGAAACCGAACCACCTGCAAAAGTAGAAGAAACCGATATTGTTTTACGTCAGCTAGAAGTTTCTCAAGATGAATTCATTCAAAAAAGCATCGGCCAATTCAGAGCCAAAACAGACGGAATGGTCGTAGGAATTGAGCGAAACGGAAACCGTATCCTAAATCCAGAATCTAGTTTGATCTTAGAGAAAAATGATATTCTCTGGGTTGTTGGAGATAAGAAAAAAATGAATGCTTTGTTGGCGACTAAATAA
- a CDS encoding peroxiredoxin translates to MSTLRLGDIAPDFHAETTQGSVNFHEWLGDSWGVLFSHPADFTPVCTTELGTVANYVPEFKKRNTKVIALSVDGLDSHKEWIKDINETQNTEVNFPIIADEDKKVANLYDMLHPNASDKFTVRSVFVIGPDKKIKLTLTYPASTGRNFDELLRVIDSLQLTANYSVATPANWKDGEDVVIAPAIPDSDIPAKFPKGHTPIKPYLRLTPQPNK, encoded by the coding sequence ATGTCAACATTAAGATTAGGCGATATAGCTCCGGACTTTCACGCAGAGACCACTCAGGGATCAGTTAATTTTCACGAATGGCTAGGAGATTCGTGGGGTGTTTTATTTTCGCATCCAGCAGATTTTACTCCTGTTTGTACAACTGAATTGGGAACTGTGGCGAACTATGTGCCAGAATTCAAAAAAAGAAATACTAAGGTTATCGCTTTGAGTGTAGACGGTTTAGATTCGCACAAAGAGTGGATTAAAGATATCAACGAGACTCAAAATACAGAAGTAAATTTCCCAATTATTGCTGATGAGGATAAAAAAGTAGCTAATTTATATGATATGCTTCATCCAAATGCAAGTGATAAATTTACAGTTCGTTCTGTTTTTGTTATCGGACCAGATAAAAAAATCAAATTAACGCTGACTTATCCAGCTTCAACAGGAAGAAATTTTGACGAATTGCTTCGTGTAATTGACAGTTTGCAATTGACAGCAAACTATAGTGTTGCAACGCCAGCCAACTGGAAAGATGGAGAAGATGTGGTAATTGCACCAGCAATTCCAGATAGCGATATTCCAGCAAAATTCCCAAAAGGACATACACCAATAAAACCTTATTTGAGATTGACTCCGCAGCCGAATAAATAA